The sequence CGCTCCTGTGACGGGTTGTCACAGCACCACGGAGTTGAACCATGACTGAGGCGCTCCAATGGCGCTGCATCAGTGGTTGCGGCTCCTGCTGCCGGCTTGATCCAGGGGAGCGGAACGAGGCCCTGGAAGCCCTGAACGAAGAACAACAGCAGCTCTATCTCTCGATGGTGGGGCCTGACGGCTGGTGCATCCACTTCGACACCGGCTCCAGCAGCTGCCGCATCTACGACGAGCGGCCCGTCTTCTGCCGCGTGGAGAACCTTGCCCGTTTGTTTGAGGTGCCTGACGAGGAGGCCAACGACTTCGCCATCGCCTGTTGCCGGCAGCAAATCCGCTGC is a genomic window of Synechococcus sp. A10-1-5-1 containing:
- a CDS encoding YkgJ family cysteine cluster protein translates to MTEALQWRCISGCGSCCRLDPGERNEALEALNEEQQQLYLSMVGPDGWCIHFDTGSSSCRIYDERPVFCRVENLARLFEVPDEEANDFAIACCRQQIRCEHGGRGMVMKRFEQAIRQPAEDNDRQP